The DNA region TCGCTCTGCGGCAAGTGGGCTCCGTCAACAGACCGCTTTCACGACAAACACACGTTTGTCGTCTCGACCATCGCTGAGCTGATGTATCCTGCACCCATGTTTAGCTCTGACATTGCGGGCAATCGTGAGCTGTACCTTCGTCATGCACGTGAGGCCTATCGAAAGGATATCTCCGCCCTCCGCAAGCACTTGGACATTGTCGAACGCAAGCTGTCGGCCAAAACCCTCGACAAGATAAAGTACGACCGCGTCCCGTCTGTGGCCATGAACAATTACACCCCAATATTTGCAGCCAAGGACGAGACTCGGTTCATGAAGTACCTCGACGACGTTTCAACTGGCAAGACCCAGATCAGTGGTGCCACTCTCCTTCCCAGCACTCTCATCAAGGCCGCACGTGAGGCATCAGACCGTTCAACATACTCATTCGGCTCGcaaaccaagaagaagcggacGCTCAAGGAAATGAAGGCTGATGTCGTGGGTGCTGCCACCTCCAAGGTGATTGACGGCCAGTGGAAGACACTTGTCCAGCGCATCAAAGACTCTGGCACTCTGGAATCCTGCATCGCCGTGTGCGATGTTTCTGGGAGCATGAGCAGTCCTGTCTTCCAAGATGGCACCACCCCCATGGACAGCTCCATTGGCCTTTCGCTCCTGGTGGCTGAAGTCACCAAGCCTCCGTTTGGTGGAGCTTTCATCACCTTCTCCACAGATCCCAAAGTTGAGAAGGTTGACCTCAGTGAGGGTCTGGGTAAGAAATATAACAGGATGGTAAGGGCGGACTGGGGCACCAGCACAGACTTCTGTGCCGTCTTCAGCCGTCTGATCCTGCCAATGGCCATCAAGAATGCTGTCAAGCCTGAGGACATGGTCAAGCGAGTATTTGTCTTTAGCGACATGCACTTCAACTCGGCTCAGTACGGTGCCGGTCAGTGGTCTTCGAGCTTCGAGCGGATTCAACAGGATTTCAAGGATGCGGGCTATGAGATGCCCGAGCTGGTGTTTTGGAACCTGGCCGGGGGTCGAGGTGGATATTCCGGCTCATATGACATCGGCCCCAAGCCCGTGGCCGCTGATCAAGTTGGCACAGCTCTTGTCAGCGGGTACTCTGAGGGTATGCTCAAGGTTTTCCTAGGTGGTGCTGGGTTTGACGAGAtcaaggaagaggatgaggagatggccGTGGTTGTAACcaaggacggggaggaggtcacGGTAGAGCCAGAGGCGAAGCGTAGAAAAGATCCATACGACCAGCTCAAGCAGGCCATTTCCCACAAGGCGTACGGCgggttggttgtgttggATTAGGCAGCCTTTGGGGGGTTTCGTTTTGTAGAATGGTTTGAAGAACAACAATGTTGCAAAGTAACTAGCAAGCCTCGTTCTATTGTAAACAAAAGCTCCGACTGTCATTCATCCGTAACATCCGGAACTCTCTTAGTTTCATCCCAGGACTGTTGGTGGCTCATGCCCTCTCTGGTGTCTCGCAACAGTTGATAGTGGCGCCGCCTAGCACCAGTACCTTGGTTAAGGTACCCTTTGTCCCTGTTGACGTCTAACAGCGGAAGCGCCGAGACGCTGCCGACAATCTTTCCTATTGCCGGCGTCGCATTCAACTTGGCAAGCCGGGTAAAGCGGATGATGGCAGGTTCCCGCGATATCATAGATTGCCCCCACCGATTTATTGTAGATGAATTGGAGACCAATGCGGGGTTGTCTTACATCTCAGGGGTATTTCGAGGTGACGTAGATGCGAGACAGGAGGATATAAAGAGTTGGAGAAAGTCTCTTATCTGAGACGGTGAGGCATTGTCCGACCACACAAGATTGATAGACACCATCATGAAgctctcccccttcaccgCGCTCGTTCCGTTGCTGCCTTCCATCTTGGCCATCCCTGCTTCGTCTCACCTGTCACCAAGACAGCAAAGGTGCATAGGAGATAGCGAACCTGGcctgtgggtggtggagaatcTCGAGGTGGAATATACTGGCGACGAAGTGCTCCAGCGCGGCAACGCCACGTTCAcgctcaccaacaccaacactgAAGTTACCGACACCCTGCGTTGCTCCCTACGAGCCAACTACATTTGTGAATTTTATGGGATCCCGTCTGATCCGAACCTCGATATCTGGTTGCAGCTCAACCTGAACGTTGCAAGCTTCACCCTGAACAAGACCCTTCCTGATTGCCTAGGGCCTGAGTGGGGGTATGTCTTGACCAATGATTGGGGGCGCACAAGACACGAATGCTAACATCAGAGCAGCGACGCTTGGATTGTAGGACAAACCGAACTGTACCTTGAATGCCCACAGGAGTGGACCGACAAGATGGTCTGCCAAGACGATGGGATCAAGGGTGTCGCAGACGGAGATGTGGTGCTGCCCGAAGGCTGGCCGAACGGTCgagaggatgagaagagaGAAGTGGCTGCCGATAACAGACAGGACGGGGTTGATCAGGTTGTTCGCAAAAGAAtttctggaggaggaagccaggCCGAGCATGCACAGCCCCATCAGCAGACGGAGCGCAGAAAGACCAGACCTGTTCAGCCCgtcggtgaagaggaggctgaggctTAGACTTGCGATGCTAGAAGACTGCGATGCTGTCAGGCAGAGGGTTGATACCTACCTTAAGTCACCTTGAATGAGAAGTTTATGCGCATTGCAGTTAATGACAACTGATGAATTCCACTCAAGCATTTGCTCAATAAGTGTGTAGATGACAGAACCTCCGATTATGAGAGTACGCTTATAACTGCCCTGCTATATCATATTCTTCCCAACCCAGTTGGATAAATTCTAGACCGGAAACTGGAAAACGGATTGCTTGTAAAGAGGTAGGCTGTGCCACACACGTCAACCTGACAAGCCAGGCCTGGATGCGTCTCGACTTCTTGGCCAGACCAATAGTTCCTTCTTAGCACCTAAAGGGACAGGAATGGCGTCGTCATAGACTTGGCGGCACACCAGATATTGGCTGTTTGTCAATATGTGGCGTTGACAAGATGGAAAATGTCTGAGGCGGAGCAGATTGCACAATCAGACTCGAGAGGATATTAAGCTGATGCTTTTCGCTCATCACAGGTCGAAGTCAGCCCATGACAGTCTGGTCCTAACACAGATCGCGCTCTGGCCAAGAGAAGGGAATCTAGCTAATCTGACACCATGTTTCCAGGCGAATCGtttcttctcctctgctCTTTATCTCTGGCTTTCGCTGGGGTAATTGAGTCTTCCCAACAGCGAGGGTAAGTGTCCAAAACCTGTTTAGCAAGTGTTTCAAAACAAGAATTAGGTAACGAACCGGCAAATAGGAGTCTCGAGAGACGCCGCTGGGCTGTGAGAGTCTACGCAACAAATCCCCAAATACCGCGCCCTCTCAGTCCTCCGTCACTTTTGAGACCTCTTACCCCCACAGTTGCGCAGTACCCATCAAAGGCAAATTATATCATGGATACTTTCGAGTTTTTGAGTCCTCTTACATGCCAACTAGAGTCTTCTCTTAATACGCATGTCAAGGGGGAGCCCAGTTTCTGCCTGCCAAAACTTAGAGTAGTTGTACCACTTCAAACTCCCGAGGATAATGAGCTCGCCGAATACGTGGACTACAGATACCCTTCAGCCATCGATAATCTCATACAAAAGGGTCTCTTTCCAAAGCCACTTTTACCCTACCTAAAGCAAGGCCCACTAGCACTCCTGGCCGTACTATCTCTCCCTAGAGAAGATCTTCTTGGTATCGGGTACCTGATAGCGAACGACACGGACACGTGCAAGAATATGGAATGTCAGAATGGCCTGTTCAATCCACTGACTTCAACCTCGCTGAGACCCATCCCGACGCCCATGAAGCAGCACATCAGCAGGATCGATGCCTGGAGCAGAAGTAAAGCAACCGCAACCGCAACAAGCACGAAACAGACCTCGGTAGCTGTCAGTGCTCAACCTACGCGTGCACCCACACCTATCATCATAACTACTAGTTCAAccgtcgtcaccaccaacctccaggGCTACAAAACTCTCAACCGCGTAACGAAAACAGGAACCCAAACTATAaccccttcatcaccaacacccaccccaGACCCAGTCAGTACATACATACTGCAAGAACAAGACAAAGCGGACATCGTCGAGGcattctcctccgccatgcCCCGTCTCTTTGATCGACTTCTAGCACCAATTCCTTCCGTAACGGCGACAATGAAAACAAAAGATATTCCAGCTTCGAAGGTGGAAAGAAAAATAGTAGAGACGTCGATACCCGGGCCTTGGATCGGGGGAGGCAACATTACTGTGAGGTTTTATGAGGCTAATTTGACTTCTTATGGTGAtaaggaagagaagggaaaTGGGACGGCAGGGAATTTGGTCGGGCAAGGTGTGTGGGGTTGGTTAGTGGTAGTGATTGGGATGATGGTCTTGCTTTGACATGGAGGGGACGGTCCACTTCctatttcttcttcaccgtcaAAGTAGGTAGTTATACTAACGTAGGTAGTTAACACTGAATTACAGAGATATCTTTGCTTAAAAAGAGAGTTTTTTCGGGGCTACTTCTCAACGTAAGTTCAAATTATCAATAACTGAAAGATCAGGGAATTTCGTGACCGGCTCTCTCAGGGCTTTTCAGCTCGTCATCATGCCCTGAAATTCAGCATCAGATGCAGCTTTTCTACCCGTTATGCAACCCAGGGTTTCAGTATACCTAAGGTAACGGGCCGACTGAGTCCACCCAGACCGCAGCCTCTTGGGTTACATGAATCCACCATGATGGATTCTCGAATCACAATACCCAAGGTAGGTACGGTATCCGGGCAAGTATTCTAGATGTCAGATTTGTCAAGTAGGTACCTACTCGGAAATGTCAAACGAATGACGTAGTTACTTTATTGCTGGGTTGTATGGAATGTATCAGGTGAAACCTGTCAATAGTCTAAAGATGTGGTTCTCGCTGTTCAATGAAGCCATGGCGCCACGTCATAGTCAAACTACGGAGATAATGATGATTGAACTATGCCTTTCAGATAATTCAAGCGATGTGTTCGGTACCTACCTTATCTAAGGAGCCCATGATACCAGCCTAGGTGGCCAGCTCGAGTCGACTTGCCAACTAGACCTATTGGCGGAAAcccttcaccctccaaacctcTTCAAGCCATGGTGGTCCTTTCCATTTGCTTCGGAGAGCCGACTGAAATAACCCCAAGTAAAAATTGGGCGGGAACACAGACTAAACTCACTGTTGATGTAGGCTGCCATGCCGAAGCCCAATCCTACTTTTATCTAACGAGTGTAGGTAAGTATAGGTATACCACAGAAAGACAACGCCGTGCCATGCTCCGGATCAAGGACACTAGAACCACCAGGCAAAGCCTGCTTCACCACCGACCCTCTCGGGCGCTTCTTGGCCCAATGGCAACGAGGATCAGCGGCCTTTTGTCGGTGCCATGACGGTGCATGGTCAACCTTAGCATGACGTGCAGCTTGCACGTGTTGACAATTCCCAGCCAGATTCGGTCCGTTTGACTGCGGGCATGCTCCCCAGACCAGCAACTCCGGCCGCAGACTGCAGTGCAATGGCCCGGCACTACTAACCGAGGTGCGCCGTGCCAAGTGCCCTTCTCCACAGACGGGGTTTGTTGTGGTCGCGGGGCCCCGGATTGTGGCGCCCACGGGAGTGATCTGGTGTAACGGTGAAAAGACGTTGACGATCCTGGGGAAATTCGCCCTGGAAGACGCACTGAAACGCGACATCGCAGGCTTTCGCCGGCCAGGTGGTGGCCTACCTCGG from Podospora pseudocomata strain CBS 415.72m chromosome 3, whole genome shotgun sequence includes:
- a CDS encoding hypothetical protein (EggNog:ENOG503NZZ1; COG:S), with protein sequence MADQSNNKQQDETWFLKSKCPVLLPQLDALRLSQEDFSTYLEQTLQRNTKPDIKVENKKSYAAAAAQPTTNAFMDGLLAHITGVNDFHLSDDKMLTENGDVTFRSSNSILVDLFTELEEVIDSNRLDSILTAAWAEDPLATLKIIFNARSIHLGKSSRISFYRCAGWLAEHHPLTLVSNIHLLSRPVISKPTSAKKQESEAVEEDLVMVEAETTEEDASGLDVVTGMSHGYWKDLLNLLALAANGKLNVLASPRDVLNIKCETKPSVRYDQEKAKEQRAKTRDARHHQACILLESDATYRALHLTVSRLFAGQLKKDIALLRDGDNKAKKQISLCGKWAPSTDRFHDKHTFVVSTIAELMYPAPMFSSDIAGNRELYLRHAREAYRKDISALRKHLDIVERKLSAKTLDKIKYDRVPSVAMNNYTPIFAAKDETRFMKYLDDVSTGKTQISGATLLPSTLIKAAREASDRSTYSFGSQTKKKRTLKEMKADVVGAATSKVIDGQWKTLVQRIKDSGTLESCIAVCDVSGSMSSPVFQDGTTPMDSSIGLSLLVAEVTKPPFGGAFITFSTDPKVEKVDLSEGLGKKYNRMVRADWGTSTDFCAVFSRLILPMAIKNAVKPEDMVKRVFVFSDMHFNSAQYGAGQWSSSFERIQQDFKDAGYEMPELVFWNLAGGRGGYSGSYDIGPKPVAADQVGTALVSGYSEGMLKVFLGGAGFDEIKEEDEEMAVVVTKDGEEVTVEPEAKRRKDPYDQLKQAISHKAYGGLVVLD